A stretch of Leucobacter aridicollis DNA encodes these proteins:
- a CDS encoding AMP-binding protein, translated as MSDSFFAARDQLLDLQGDPARARAEFRWPDVGDAFNWAHDVFDRIAMDNDTTALWIAEEDGTEVKRSFRELKARSDQVANWLRKLGAQRGDIAMLMLGNHVELWEIMLAAMKLGVVILPTSVVLGTQELVDRVERGKVNWVFAGPEDAVKFAGIPGGFRRVGVRIDTGTMDQRAALYDWERFEESRSASLAPIVKQTRSVDPALLYFTSGTTKLPKIAVHSHTSYPLGHFTTMAWLGVRPGDIHSVISAPGWAKHAWSSFFGPWNAGATVYVANYGKFKAERIIAELDRVGVTSFCAPPTVWRMLIQSDLGSKPSALREVVSAGEPLNPEVISRIEQGWGLVLRDGYGQTETTATIGNMPGEAVVPGAMGRPLPGVDIVLVDPMTGEEGDEGEVCLRLGPEDGGSGAARPVNLMTEYFGNPDATAEAFEGGLYHTCDVAQRDENGSLTFVGRTDDIFKASDFKVSPFEVESVMLEHDFVAEAAVVGAPDDTRLNVTKAYVSLAAGVEATEATAREVLLHSRRALPAYMRVRRVEFFELPKTTSGKIRRVELRQREEAAHAAGERVASEWREEDFPDLKDA; from the coding sequence GTGAGTGACTCCTTTTTTGCAGCAAGAGACCAGCTTCTCGATCTTCAGGGGGACCCCGCACGGGCGCGGGCAGAGTTCCGCTGGCCAGACGTGGGAGACGCATTTAACTGGGCGCACGACGTGTTCGACCGCATCGCTATGGACAATGACACGACGGCGCTGTGGATCGCCGAGGAAGACGGCACCGAGGTCAAGCGCAGCTTCCGCGAGCTGAAAGCCCGATCCGATCAGGTGGCGAACTGGCTGCGGAAGCTCGGGGCTCAGCGCGGCGACATTGCGATGCTGATGCTCGGCAACCACGTCGAGCTCTGGGAGATCATGCTTGCGGCGATGAAGCTTGGCGTCGTGATCCTCCCCACCTCCGTCGTGCTCGGAACCCAGGAGCTCGTTGACAGGGTCGAACGCGGCAAGGTGAACTGGGTGTTCGCCGGGCCCGAGGACGCGGTGAAGTTCGCCGGAATCCCCGGCGGTTTCCGCCGCGTCGGCGTGCGCATTGATACGGGCACGATGGACCAGCGTGCGGCCCTCTACGACTGGGAGCGTTTCGAGGAGTCGCGCTCGGCGTCGCTCGCGCCGATCGTGAAGCAGACGAGGAGCGTCGACCCGGCGCTCTTGTACTTCACCTCCGGCACGACGAAGCTGCCGAAGATCGCCGTCCACTCGCACACGAGCTACCCGCTCGGGCACTTCACCACGATGGCGTGGCTCGGGGTGCGTCCGGGCGACATCCACTCGGTGATCAGCGCGCCGGGCTGGGCGAAGCATGCGTGGTCGAGTTTCTTCGGGCCGTGGAACGCTGGCGCGACGGTGTATGTCGCGAACTATGGGAAATTCAAGGCGGAGCGGATCATCGCCGAACTCGACCGCGTCGGCGTGACGAGCTTCTGCGCCCCGCCGACGGTGTGGCGCATGCTCATCCAGAGCGACCTCGGCTCGAAGCCGTCGGCGCTGCGCGAGGTCGTCTCGGCTGGCGAGCCGCTCAACCCCGAGGTCATCTCGCGCATCGAGCAGGGGTGGGGCCTCGTGCTCCGCGACGGCTACGGGCAGACCGAGACGACGGCGACGATCGGCAACATGCCAGGCGAGGCCGTCGTTCCTGGCGCGATGGGCAGGCCGCTTCCCGGCGTCGATATCGTGCTTGTCGACCCGATGACTGGCGAGGAGGGCGACGAGGGCGAGGTATGCCTGCGCCTCGGGCCTGAGGACGGCGGAAGCGGCGCGGCCCGCCCAGTGAACCTCATGACGGAGTACTTCGGTAACCCGGACGCGACGGCCGAGGCGTTCGAGGGCGGCCTCTACCACACGTGCGACGTCGCGCAGCGGGACGAGAACGGCTCGTTGACGTTCGTTGGCCGCACCGACGATATCTTCAAGGCCAGCGACTTCAAGGTCTCGCCGTTTGAGGTGGAGAGCGTGATGCTCGAACACGATTTCGTCGCCGAGGCCGCCGTCGTTGGCGCTCCCGACGACACCAGGCTCAACGTGACGAAGGCGTACGTGTCACTCGCAGCTGGAGTGGAGGCGACGGAAGCGACGGCGAGAGAGGTACTGCTGCATTCCCGCCGGGCGCTCCCCGCGTACATGCGGGTGCGGCGCGTGGAATTCTTCGAGCTCCCCAAGACGACGTCGGGCAAGATTCGCCGCGTCGAGCTCCGGCAGCGCGAGGAGGCGGCTCACGCCGCCGGCGAGCGGGTCGCCTCGGAGTGGCGCGAGGAAGACTTCCCGGATCTGAAGGACGCCTAG
- a CDS encoding o-succinylbenzoate synthase, with amino-acid sequence MATAQLPESPLPPLAELHDAARVVSIPTRTRFRGISTREAVIFVGPLGAAEFSPFVEYADDESSRWLAAALEYGWAEPAPPLRSAIDVNATVPAVPAKQVPAVLARFPGCRTAKVKVAERGQELADDIARVRAVREAMGADAFVRVDANGGWSVDAAAEALTTLAPFGLDYAEQPCATVAELAELRSRLTRAGVPVRIAADESVRKAEDPLAVARSGAADLIVVKAQPLGGIAPALAIIEEAQLPVIVSSALDTSVGISMGLHLAAALPAGMLAGACGLGTVALLAGDVAQDPMIPVKGVLSVRRPTLDEGALERFRATPDRERWWLERIERCYAALAARA; translated from the coding sequence ATGGCTACCGCGCAGCTCCCAGAGTCGCCCCTCCCACCGCTCGCTGAGCTGCACGATGCCGCGCGCGTCGTGTCGATCCCCACCCGCACGCGCTTCCGCGGCATCTCCACCCGCGAGGCCGTCATCTTCGTCGGCCCGCTGGGCGCAGCGGAGTTTTCACCGTTCGTCGAGTACGCGGACGACGAGAGCTCCCGCTGGCTCGCGGCCGCGCTCGAGTACGGGTGGGCCGAGCCGGCACCGCCGTTGCGCTCCGCGATCGACGTCAACGCGACGGTGCCGGCCGTGCCCGCCAAGCAGGTGCCAGCGGTGCTCGCCCGATTCCCCGGCTGCCGCACCGCGAAGGTGAAGGTCGCCGAGCGCGGCCAGGAGCTCGCGGACGACATCGCCAGGGTGCGGGCGGTCCGAGAGGCGATGGGGGCCGATGCGTTCGTGCGCGTCGACGCAAACGGCGGGTGGTCGGTCGACGCGGCCGCCGAGGCGCTCACGACGCTCGCGCCGTTCGGGCTCGACTACGCCGAGCAGCCGTGCGCCACCGTTGCCGAACTCGCCGAGCTGCGCTCGCGGCTCACGCGAGCCGGGGTGCCGGTGCGCATCGCGGCGGACGAGAGCGTGCGCAAGGCGGAAGACCCGCTCGCGGTGGCGCGCTCGGGCGCCGCGGACCTCATCGTTGTGAAGGCCCAACCGTTGGGAGGCATCGCACCGGCACTCGCCATCATCGAGGAGGCGCAGCTGCCGGTCATCGTGTCGAGCGCGCTCGACACCTCGGTCGGCATTTCCATGGGGCTGCACCTCGCGGCCGCACTGCCCGCAGGGATGCTCGCGGGCGCGTGCGGGCTCGGCACTGTCGCGCTGCTCGCGGGAGACGTCGCGCAGGATCCGATGATCCCCGTCAAGGGCGTGCTCAGCGTGCGGCGCCCCACCCTCGACGAGGGTGCGCTCGAGCGCTTCCGGGCGACCCCGGACCGCGAGCGCTGGTGGCTTGAGCGGATCGAGCGCTGCTACGCGGCGCTCGCGGCCCGAGCCTAG
- a CDS encoding VIT1/CCC1 transporter family protein codes for MTLEATRRSDIDSVASVQAPEQTGALPGSTPDGPAGGEPRSARIGQKLNWLRAGVLGANDGIVSVAGVVIGVAAATPGNTVAVATAGVAALVAGAFSMAGGEYVSVSTQRDTEKALIDQKRRSLAERPAEELRGLAGFYRRRGVSAALATEVARELSEHDALAAHAEVELGIDPEEYTSPWAAAISSFIAFTIGGLLPLLMILLPLGAGRIPAAGLAVLIGLVLTGWISAALGEAPRARAILRNVLMGGATMVATYLIGLLFGVAVG; via the coding sequence ATGACACTCGAAGCAACTCGCCGCAGCGACATCGATTCCGTGGCGTCCGTGCAGGCGCCCGAGCAGACAGGCGCACTCCCCGGCTCGACGCCCGACGGGCCGGCGGGCGGGGAGCCGCGCTCGGCGCGTATCGGCCAGAAACTCAACTGGCTGCGCGCTGGCGTGCTCGGCGCGAACGACGGCATCGTCTCCGTCGCCGGCGTGGTCATCGGCGTCGCGGCGGCGACCCCCGGCAACACGGTGGCGGTCGCGACAGCGGGCGTCGCGGCGCTCGTCGCTGGCGCGTTCTCCATGGCCGGCGGCGAGTACGTCTCGGTGAGCACGCAGCGCGACACCGAGAAGGCGCTCATCGACCAGAAGCGCCGCTCGCTTGCCGAGCGCCCAGCGGAGGAACTCCGGGGCCTCGCCGGGTTCTACCGCCGTCGCGGCGTGTCCGCTGCGCTCGCGACCGAGGTCGCACGAGAGCTCAGCGAGCACGACGCACTCGCCGCGCACGCCGAGGTGGAACTCGGCATCGACCCCGAGGAATACACGAGCCCCTGGGCCGCGGCCATCTCGTCGTTCATCGCATTCACGATCGGTGGGCTGCTGCCGCTGCTCATGATCCTGCTGCCGCTCGGCGCCGGCAGGATCCCGGCGGCCGGCCTCGCCGTGCTCATCGGTCTCGTGCTCACCGGCTGGATCTCGGCCGCACTCGGAGAGGCCCCGCGTGCCCGCGCGATCCTGCGCAACGTGCTCATGGGCGGGGCGACGATGGTCGCGACCTACCTCATCGGCCTGCTGTTCGGCGTCGCCGTCGGCTAG
- a CDS encoding 1,4-dihydroxy-2-naphthoyl-CoA synthase has product MTTQVSDIFDPSVWEVAPGAEGYTDITAHLSLDGRIARVAFDRPEVRNAFRPHTVDELFDALDRVRVNPKVGVVLLTGNGPSQKDGGWAFCSGGDQRIRGRDGYKYSDSETAVGPEALARAGRLHILEVQRLIRFMPKVVIALVPGWAAGGGHSLNVVCDLTIASREHAKFKQTDADVGSFDAGYGSAYFAKQVGQKNAREIFFLAREYDAERAREIGAVNEVVPHAELETTGIEWARTILGKSPTAIRMLKYAMNAVDDGIVGQQLFAGETTRLAYGTDEAVEGRDSFLEKRDPDWSPFPYHY; this is encoded by the coding sequence ATGACCACACAGGTTTCTGACATCTTCGACCCGAGCGTCTGGGAGGTTGCCCCCGGCGCCGAGGGCTACACCGACATCACCGCGCACCTCAGCCTCGACGGGCGCATCGCCCGCGTCGCGTTCGATAGGCCGGAGGTGCGCAACGCGTTCCGTCCACACACCGTCGACGAGCTGTTCGACGCGCTCGATCGCGTGCGCGTCAATCCGAAGGTTGGCGTCGTGCTGCTCACCGGCAACGGGCCGAGCCAAAAGGACGGCGGCTGGGCATTCTGCTCGGGCGGCGACCAGCGCATCCGTGGCCGCGACGGCTACAAGTACTCGGACTCCGAGACCGCTGTCGGCCCTGAGGCCCTCGCACGCGCCGGACGACTGCACATCCTCGAGGTGCAGCGTCTCATCCGGTTCATGCCGAAGGTCGTCATCGCGCTCGTCCCCGGCTGGGCCGCCGGCGGTGGGCACTCGCTCAACGTGGTCTGCGACCTGACGATCGCGAGCCGCGAGCATGCAAAGTTCAAGCAGACCGACGCCGACGTCGGGTCCTTCGACGCTGGCTACGGCAGTGCGTACTTCGCGAAGCAGGTCGGCCAAAAGAACGCCCGCGAGATCTTCTTCCTCGCCCGCGAATACGACGCCGAGCGCGCCCGCGAGATCGGCGCCGTGAATGAGGTCGTGCCGCACGCGGAACTCGAGACGACCGGCATCGAGTGGGCGCGCACGATCCTCGGCAAGTCGCCCACCGCGATCCGCATGCTGAAGTACGCGATGAACGCTGTCGACGACGGGATCGTTGGCCAGCAGCTCTTCGCTGGAGAGACGACCCGACTCGCGTACGGCACTGACGAGGCCGTCGAGGGCCGCGACTCCTTCCTCGAGAAGCGCGATCCTGATTGGTCGCCGTTCCCGTACCACTACTAG
- a CDS encoding AMP-binding protein, giving the protein MTAHHVLRAIPVEDRAWLIAALDDALAGGAPILPLAPGQDPGDSDVERIRSLPLPADLAVVVRTSGSSGIPKAVALSRSALVDSAMATHEALGGPGQWLVALPTQLISGLQMLVRSAVARTEPVFAPDGADARQLLDAAEQLDHERRYVSLVPVQLARLLDLAEDDADAAETLRRFDAVLVGGQAVSLELRRRAHALGVSLRRSYGMTETAGGCVYDGVEIGDTLVRIRGGEVQLAGPTLALGYLGDEAQTGARFITEPNRDGEPVRWYRTGDAGELLGGMLTVTGRLDRVVISGGVNVSLDEIERVAREYPGWGSAVALATEHSEWGERPVLVVEVDPAAVPFDEVREGIRSKLGAAAAPEWANETERMPRLPGGKPDLPAIEAWLRSLRASFARLRDDRAEQPRGADEGETE; this is encoded by the coding sequence GTGACGGCCCACCACGTTCTTCGCGCGATCCCAGTTGAGGATCGAGCCTGGCTCATCGCCGCGCTCGACGACGCACTCGCGGGAGGTGCTCCGATCCTGCCGCTCGCGCCGGGCCAGGACCCGGGCGACTCCGACGTCGAACGGATCCGTTCGCTTCCGCTGCCGGCCGACCTCGCCGTCGTTGTGCGCACATCGGGATCAAGCGGGATCCCGAAAGCGGTCGCGCTCTCGCGGTCGGCGCTCGTCGACAGCGCGATGGCGACCCACGAGGCGCTCGGTGGGCCCGGCCAGTGGCTCGTCGCCCTCCCGACCCAGCTCATCTCCGGGCTACAGATGCTCGTGCGCAGCGCCGTCGCCCGCACCGAACCCGTCTTCGCGCCAGACGGTGCCGACGCCCGCCAGCTCCTCGACGCCGCCGAGCAGCTCGATCACGAGCGACGCTACGTCTCGCTCGTGCCGGTGCAGCTCGCGCGACTGCTCGACCTCGCCGAGGACGATGCCGACGCCGCTGAGACGCTCCGCCGGTTCGACGCCGTGCTCGTCGGCGGCCAGGCCGTATCGCTCGAGCTGCGCAGGCGCGCCCACGCGCTCGGCGTGAGCCTCCGCCGCTCCTACGGCATGACCGAGACCGCCGGTGGCTGCGTCTACGACGGCGTCGAAATCGGCGACACGCTCGTGCGCATCCGCGGTGGCGAGGTGCAGCTCGCCGGGCCGACGCTCGCGCTCGGGTACCTCGGCGACGAGGCACAGACCGGAGCACGCTTCATCACCGAGCCCAACCGCGACGGAGAACCCGTCCGCTGGTACCGCACGGGCGACGCCGGCGAGCTGCTCGGCGGCATGCTGACAGTCACCGGGCGGCTCGACAGGGTCGTCATTTCCGGCGGCGTGAACGTCTCGCTCGACGAGATCGAGCGGGTCGCCCGCGAGTACCCCGGCTGGGGCAGCGCGGTCGCGCTCGCCACCGAGCACTCGGAGTGGGGCGAGCGGCCAGTCCTCGTCGTCGAGGTCGACCCCGCCGCCGTGCCCTTCGACGAGGTGCGCGAGGGGATCCGGTCGAAGCTCGGGGCCGCCGCGGCACCCGAGTGGGCGAACGAGACCGAGCGCATGCCGCGCCTGCCGGGCGGCAAACCAGACCTGCCAGCCATCGAAGCGTGGCTTCGGAGCCTGCGGGCAAGCTTTGCGCGGCTGCGCGACGACCGCGCCGAGCAGCCCCGCGGGGCCGACGAAGGGGAGACAGAGTGA
- a CDS encoding 1,4-dihydroxy-2-naphthoate polyprenyltransferase, giving the protein MSTKNPKRSGNPALRAAADDLIEAGETAHVTWRDWVSGARLRTLPLAIAPVAVGAGIAHMLQAFSLTLSLLALAVALLLQIGVNYANDYSDGVRGTDAFRVGPARLTGSGRVNPKHVLTLALVFFGLAAVAGLAAVVISGRWWFLAVGVVAIIAAWFYTGGKRPYGYAGLGELVVFVFFGIVATVGTVWLQTEISNQEMWVAGAGVGFFAVAVLVVNNLRDIPTDRAAGKRTLAVRIGERWTRVLYVVCMVLPFAVPLLYGWAYSGMLLVWFVLAAAIPAIIITLTARTARELIIVLQLTSFAALGYGLLLGAAFAF; this is encoded by the coding sequence GTGAGCACGAAGAACCCGAAGCGGTCAGGCAACCCTGCGCTGCGCGCGGCGGCGGACGACCTCATCGAGGCCGGCGAGACCGCGCACGTCACCTGGCGCGACTGGGTATCGGGCGCCCGCCTGCGAACGCTGCCGCTCGCGATCGCCCCCGTCGCCGTCGGCGCTGGCATCGCCCACATGCTGCAGGCGTTCTCGCTCACGCTGAGCCTGCTCGCGCTCGCCGTCGCACTGCTGCTGCAGATCGGCGTGAACTACGCGAATGACTACTCCGACGGAGTGCGCGGCACCGACGCGTTCCGGGTCGGTCCCGCGCGGCTGACCGGCTCGGGCAGGGTGAACCCGAAGCACGTGCTCACCCTCGCGCTCGTCTTCTTCGGCCTCGCCGCGGTCGCGGGGCTCGCGGCCGTCGTGATCAGCGGCCGCTGGTGGTTCCTCGCCGTCGGCGTCGTCGCGATCATCGCCGCCTGGTTCTACACGGGAGGCAAGCGGCCCTACGGGTACGCGGGCCTCGGCGAGCTCGTCGTGTTCGTCTTCTTCGGCATCGTCGCGACCGTCGGAACCGTGTGGCTGCAGACTGAGATCTCGAACCAGGAGATGTGGGTCGCGGGCGCCGGCGTCGGCTTCTTCGCCGTCGCGGTGCTCGTCGTGAACAACCTGCGCGACATTCCGACAGACCGCGCGGCTGGCAAGCGAACGCTCGCCGTCAGGATCGGCGAGCGTTGGACCCGCGTGCTCTACGTCGTGTGCATGGTGCTGCCGTTCGCGGTGCCGCTGCTGTACGGCTGGGCCTACTCGGGCATGCTGCTCGTGTGGTTCGTGCTCGCCGCAGCGATTCCCGCGATCATCATTACGCTCACCGCCCGGACGGCGCGCGAGCTCATCATCGTGCTGCAGCTCACGAGCTTCGCCGCGCTCGGCTACGGCCTGCTGCTCGGCGCGGCGTTCGCCTTCTGA
- a CDS encoding acyltransferase family protein — protein sequence MSLISIPPAPAAPSPGRDPRGAGTAPARDAAVDLTRAACLLAVVVVHALMVGVSVQGGEVVLENALESWGGFTVFSWCAQMMPLFFIAGGFASATHYRRVSAQGATPSGYVVARLGRLLPIPLLAATATALVLGGLSVAGVSPEIVAAAGWRMSQPLWFLGVYVLCSALVPAMLALHERAPRLTLGALGAGIVVVDLVRLATGVDAVGFANLAFVWLFVQQLGFLLADGVTAGPRAAAAALAGAGLWIAVGASPANLFGALNPPTAVLALLGVVQLAAFTALRPALTRLATLPAFSRGAAAVNGRAMTIYSWHMSATVLLAGALLVAAHLGGSAETALPLPLSSEWWLSRPLWLVTVAAVVACTVTAATRLERRLVPRLRFVTHPAPARTLLAVLCGAGGVLVVLAATGSLTAWLSGAALIAAAIGLCLDRRQKANAAPSSRP from the coding sequence ATGTCGCTCATCAGCATTCCCCCGGCCCCGGCCGCCCCGTCCCCCGGCAGGGACCCCCGCGGCGCAGGCACGGCACCCGCCCGCGACGCCGCCGTCGACCTCACTCGGGCGGCCTGCCTGCTCGCGGTCGTCGTGGTGCACGCGCTCATGGTGGGCGTGAGCGTGCAGGGCGGCGAGGTCGTGCTCGAGAACGCGCTCGAGTCCTGGGGCGGCTTCACGGTCTTCTCGTGGTGCGCCCAGATGATGCCGCTGTTCTTCATCGCTGGCGGCTTCGCGTCGGCGACGCACTACAGGCGTGTCAGCGCCCAGGGCGCCACCCCCTCAGGCTACGTCGTGGCCCGGCTCGGCAGGCTCCTCCCGATCCCGCTCCTGGCGGCGACGGCGACGGCCCTCGTGCTGGGCGGGCTCTCGGTCGCCGGGGTCAGCCCCGAGATCGTCGCGGCCGCCGGCTGGCGGATGAGTCAGCCCCTGTGGTTCCTCGGCGTGTACGTCCTGTGTTCGGCGCTGGTCCCGGCGATGCTCGCGCTCCACGAGCGTGCCCCGCGGCTCACGCTTGGCGCGCTCGGGGCCGGAATCGTCGTGGTCGACCTCGTGCGGCTCGCGACCGGCGTCGACGCTGTCGGCTTCGCGAACCTCGCGTTCGTCTGGCTGTTCGTGCAGCAGCTCGGCTTCCTCCTCGCTGACGGGGTCACCGCAGGGCCCCGGGCTGCGGCAGCGGCACTCGCTGGCGCCGGCCTGTGGATCGCGGTCGGGGCGTCCCCGGCAAACCTGTTCGGGGCGCTCAATCCGCCGACGGCGGTGCTCGCCCTCCTCGGGGTCGTCCAACTCGCGGCGTTCACTGCCCTCCGGCCGGCGCTCACCCGCCTCGCGACGCTGCCCGCGTTCAGCCGCGGCGCGGCAGCAGTCAACGGGCGCGCCATGACGATCTACTCCTGGCACATGTCGGCGACCGTGCTCCTCGCCGGCGCGCTGCTCGTCGCAGCCCACCTGGGCGGCAGCGCGGAGACGGCGCTCCCCCTCCCGCTCAGCAGCGAGTGGTGGCTGTCGCGACCGCTCTGGCTTGTCACGGTCGCGGCGGTCGTCGCGTGCACGGTGACGGCTGCGACACGGCTCGAGCGGCGCCTGGTCCCGCGGCTGCGCTTCGTCACGCATCCCGCCCCGGCGCGAACGCTGCTCGCGGTGCTGTGCGGTGCTGGCGGGGTGCTCGTGGTGCTCGCGGCGACCGGGTCGCTCACCGCCTGGCTCTCAGGGGCCGCCCTGATTGCGGCCGCAATCGGGCTGTGCCTCGATCGGCGTCAGAAGGCGAACGCCGCGCCGAGCAGCAGGCCGTAG
- a CDS encoding ABC transporter ATP-binding protein: MSSSSSASLSLPKALARLIPFAKPAKWWILAGLLVALAGSVASLAIPIVLQEVVDGPLLTGDRSAIIWGVAAVLALGIAEALFIFLRRRFVLRPMTEVEFTIRQTFYERLQRLPVAFHDRWQSGQLLSRMMQDIGLIRRWLTFGMIMLVVNVLTMLIGIGLLFRWHWVLGTVFFICSLPIWIVGYSFEQKYGALSRTSQDQSGDLATAVEESVHGIRVLKAFGRGGHSLAKFREQAESLRGTEMRKAREVGLIWFWYDLVPFLALGACLFTGIVLASLGQLTVGELFGFFALAAAVRWPMNSLGFLFSFLIDARTATDRVFEVFDAEITITDPEHPRTVEHPRGELAFRGVHFRFPDARDSERDLVDGLDLVLRPGETMALVGATGSGKTTLTALPTRLYDVTAGSVELDGVDVRELRLEELRRRIGVAFEDPILFSASVRDNVLLGRDDLDPAGPEADRVLREALDVAQAGFAYDLPEGLDTEVGEEGMSLSGGQRQRLALARVVAAAPDVLVLDDPLSALDVDTEALVEAALRRVLASTTALIVAHRPSTVSMADRVAVMQRGRVVAVGTHSELLRTSDHYRYLITSLEAGEEPDNNGTEEVAR, from the coding sequence ATGTCTTCTTCATCCTCTGCTTCACTGTCTCTGCCCAAGGCGCTCGCCAGGCTGATTCCCTTCGCCAAGCCCGCCAAGTGGTGGATCCTCGCGGGTCTGCTCGTCGCGCTCGCCGGTTCGGTCGCAAGCCTCGCCATCCCGATCGTGCTGCAGGAGGTCGTTGACGGGCCGCTGCTCACCGGCGACCGCTCCGCGATCATCTGGGGCGTGGCCGCCGTCCTCGCGCTCGGTATCGCCGAGGCACTGTTCATCTTCCTGCGCCGCCGCTTCGTGCTGCGCCCCATGACCGAGGTCGAATTCACGATCCGCCAGACGTTCTACGAGCGGCTGCAGCGGCTTCCCGTCGCCTTCCACGACCGGTGGCAGTCGGGCCAGCTGCTGAGCCGCATGATGCAGGACATCGGGCTGATCCGCCGCTGGCTGACGTTCGGCATGATCATGCTCGTCGTGAACGTGCTCACGATGCTCATCGGCATCGGGCTGTTGTTCCGCTGGCACTGGGTGCTGGGAACCGTGTTCTTCATCTGCTCGCTGCCGATCTGGATCGTCGGCTACAGCTTCGAGCAGAAGTACGGCGCGCTCTCGCGCACGAGCCAGGACCAGTCGGGCGACCTTGCGACCGCGGTCGAGGAGAGCGTGCACGGCATTCGCGTACTGAAGGCGTTCGGCCGCGGCGGTCACTCGCTCGCGAAGTTCCGCGAGCAGGCCGAGTCGCTCCGCGGCACGGAGATGCGCAAGGCCCGCGAGGTCGGGCTCATCTGGTTCTGGTACGACCTCGTGCCGTTCCTCGCGCTCGGCGCCTGCCTGTTCACTGGCATCGTGCTCGCGAGCCTTGGGCAGCTCACGGTGGGAGAGCTCTTCGGCTTCTTCGCGCTCGCCGCGGCGGTGCGCTGGCCGATGAACTCGCTCGGGTTCCTGTTCTCGTTCCTCATCGACGCCCGCACCGCGACCGACCGCGTCTTCGAGGTGTTCGACGCCGAGATCACGATCACCGATCCCGAGCACCCACGCACCGTGGAGCACCCGCGCGGCGAACTCGCGTTCCGGGGCGTGCACTTCCGGTTCCCGGACGCCCGCGACAGCGAGCGCGACCTCGTCGATGGGCTCGACCTCGTGCTGCGGCCCGGCGAGACGATGGCGCTCGTTGGCGCGACGGGCTCCGGCAAGACGACCCTGACCGCGCTGCCGACTCGCTTGTACGACGTGACGGCGGGCTCGGTCGAACTCGACGGCGTCGATGTCCGCGAGCTCAGGCTCGAGGAGCTCCGGCGACGTATCGGCGTGGCGTTTGAGGATCCGATCCTCTTCTCTGCCAGTGTGCGCGACAACGTGCTGCTCGGTCGTGACGACCTCGATCCTGCCGGTCCCGAGGCCGACCGCGTGCTTCGCGAGGCGCTCGACGTCGCGCAGGCGGGGTTCGCCTACGACTTGCCCGAGGGCCTCGACACCGAGGTCGGCGAGGAGGGCATGAGCCTGTCCGGCGGCCAGCGGCAGCGCCTCGCGCTTGCCCGCGTGGTTGCCGCAGCGCCGGACGTGCTCGTGCTCGATGACCCGCTGTCAGCGCTCGACGTCGACACCGAGGCGCTCGTCGAGGCGGCGCTTCGCCGCGTACTCGCGAGCACGACTGCGCTGATCGTTGCACACCGGCCGTCGACGGTCTCGATGGCTGATCGCGTTGCGGTCATGCAGCGCGGCCGCGTCGTCGCGGTCGGCACCCACAGCGAGCTACTGCGCACGAGCGATCACTACCGCTACCTCATCACGTCGCTTGAGGCCGGCGAAGAACCCGACAACAACGGCACCGAGGAGGTGGCACGATGA